One Aegilops tauschii subsp. strangulata cultivar AL8/78 chromosome 2, Aet v6.0, whole genome shotgun sequence genomic window, AACACGTACAGTCAACCGTCCCATTTCATCCTGCCCCGTGAAATAAACCGACCAAAATTCTATGGTGCCGAGCAAGTGGTGCACATGTGCTGCATCATTTGTCACCATCAGTTTTGGGGTAACCTTTGGAAAGGATACCCCGTCGTATACTTCATTTACAAGAGGGTCTACAGGTGGAGTTGCACCTATGATTtgatctttttttttcttttcatcTTAAACCCCTTGATCATGGCTGACGGTGGCCAAGTCAAATTCCAGCATGTCCTGTCCCAGCGACTATGAAAGGCATAATAACTGTGCATTTCACCtttccaacacacacacacacaaaaaaaaaaaaaaactgtgCGTTGCACGTATCTACGACACATGGGCTGTAAGGACGCAGCAAATTCCTCCTCCGCTGTATTTGTATTGGAGTGTTGCACGACAAGATTCTGACATGAGCGCGAGTTGTGAGTTGTGACCAAGTATTCATGGCGGACAGGCATGGCCTCACCGGCCTCGTTGCCATCTTTTAGATCAGCGTCGTCCGGTGGGTTGAGATTCTCTTGTCTCGCTACATACGGCCGAGGAGGATTGGGGCCGGACACCGGGTTGCTACGTCTCCAAGGTATCAACACACCGCGTGTCAATGTATTGTTGACGGTGATGATGCATGATAGACGAGTTCCATTGCGTCCAAGGATGTGCCATGAATTCAAATCTGCACTAGCTGCTTCTCTGCTCAAGGTAAATCCATTGGTATTACTTGATCAGACAGAATTAGCAATTTTAATCCCATTGCTGCACAAATTTTCTTAACACGCAGTCTGTCAGGAGTAGGAGTGGATTTGTTTTCTTGCCCTGCTCAAAGGAATTTACATTCTGTAGGAGGATGGGGTCCTGGCGATGCCGACGGTCCCCGGCGCCCCGCAGAAGCATAGTTTTAAATAGCCGGCTATAGCCCGCTATAGCTATAGCCTTTTCAGCAGGCTGCCGCTAAATGATCGCCTTCATAAATAGCCCGCTTTAGCCCCTTATAGCTGATTTGGAGGCCCGCCGCTATTTTTCATAGCCCGCTATTTAAAACATTGCTTAGAAGGTGCGCATGGATGCGGCGCTGCTGGAGGACTTCCTGTCCATCGCTGGCCTGTCAGGTCAGCATCCCGCTGGGCACCACGGCGGCATCCCGGTGTCGATCTCGCTGCTTGCAGGGCACGATGCAATAGATACAAAGTAAATAGATACAAGATTGTTTAAATGCTTGGATACTACCGCCTTCACTCCCTCTGTTTTTCCTGCCCGGTTCCTACTTGGTCAATATAGCTAGCTCATGGGGAGCAAAATGCTAACACTTTCTGACTGTTTGTAGGCACTGACACTGGTGGAGTGTGAGGGTGCCTGCAGCTTCGGGCTCTGGCCTTCCCGTGGATTGGTCTGCCCTGAAAATGTCGTCCCGAACTCCCGATGGCGCAGATGTTCTAACATCGTCGGTAATTTCAGTCTAGCTAAGCAGTGTCACGACGCTACTATCTGTGTTAAGATATACttcctccgtaaagaaatataagagcgtttagataactactttagtgatcaaaacgctcttatatttgtttacagagggagtacatctGTTCATTCAGTTATATGGTTGCAGGCTAGAGATTCCCTACATTTACTCGTATGACCGACGAGCTGCTGCAGCCAGGGCATGTCGATGGCCAGCTCCGACGACCAAGCCGTGTCATCACTCCTGCGGACTGTTTCAAGATTTTGGGCTCTGTGGATGACCATGACCACACCTACGAGATCCCCAATGCTTCAGTGGCCAAGATATTTGGCAGTAAGTAGCTAGCATGAACTCCAACTCAACATGTGATGCAGTAGTAGACAATGGTAACCTCGCCGATAAGTTTTCTGAAGCTGGACTGACTGACATGTGATGCAGTAGTAGACAATGGTAACCTCGCCGATTTCATGTCCGGCAACGTTCCAAGCATCGGGAATTTCATGAATGACCGCTTTTCTGCATCATCATTGGTTGTGCCGGTTCTGTCCAAGATCTCGCACGTCATGCGAGTCCTCCAAAGGTTTGTTGGTTTCAGTCACAACCTACTTAACCTGTTTATGTTTTATTCCTCTGTGAGTTACGAGTACAATTTTGTGTCCGAACGATAATGCACACAACCATGCCGACTAGCTTCATAATTCTGTCAGACATGTTGATTCGATCGGCGTAATAATGCCGAGTGACACATGCATATCTTCTGGTCTGAATTCAAAGCAAATAACGCAGAATGGGTAAACACGGTGAAACCCAACCTCCACCCACGCATCCAAGAGTGGGTGCATGAGGCCATTGCATCGGTGGATGAATCCGCATCGGATGATCTTCATGACGTCAAGACCGaattcaagtctgcccttgctgcTCTGCTCAAGGTAAACTCATTCACTATTAATAGTCCAAACAGAACTTGCAAATTTAATCCCATTGCTCCTTGGATGGCATGGCGCAGACTAAGGTTTTTGATTTCGGAAACCAAATTATTTCGGAGCTCACTGAAAAATGCGAAATTTCGGAAATTTCGCATATTTCGGAAATTATTTCGGATTTTGAGATTTCAAGTTTCACTTAATTTTACTGAATTTTAACAAAATTTAAATTTGTTTTGAAATTAGTTTGAATCTGCATCGAAATTTCAGGGTAAAATATATTTCGCACCCCACTGAAATATGTGAAATTTCGGAAATTTCACTGAAATTTCGTTGAAATTTTTAACCTTGGCGCAGACTACTTCCTCATCGTCGTCGCCCAGGATCTCCACGAGGTGCTCCCAGCCGTGGTCCGGTAGCCTGGGgctcgttagcttagcataattcTGTCATATCTTGCTGAATGCTCCAGTACAAGAGGTTGTATATTCTATCATAGCGTGAAGAGCAGAGCAGAGCTGCCAGAGTGTGTGGAGTAAAATAATCGCAAGCCATGCACAACTGTATTAACAAAGAAAATAGGAGTACCTccttcaaaaaaataaaaataacccTGTGCCAGAAGGCTTACAGAACTAGACATATCAGCAAACCATGTTTACAAGCTACATGGCAGGGATAAACAGTAGGTGCATAAAAAGACCATGATAAATACTGGCACCTAAGCAAACCGTCTCATAGAGGCTAATTAAGCAAAAAAGAAACATTTTCTCTGCTCCCAAGTCTAAGCTTCTACCGCCTTCTCTTTGAGGCCCTCCTAGTCTTGGCGATTGGCTTCAAAACACGAAAGACTGCAGGACCATGTGCCGAGGCCCAATGCATACTGTATTCCGTCAGACCAGGTTGACGTATGAAAAAATCAATTGCCTTTGTTTGTATTTCCTCCTCCTTTTGGTGTAAGCTACCCCCGTCCTGGAATTCATCCGAGAGATGAGGTGCAAAGTAAACTTTCATCTGTAGAGGTGACCAGGCCTTTATGGCGTTTATACGCGCTTCATCAGTTGAGCTCCACGAGCAGTACTCAGAAGCTGAAAAACTGCAGGCAAATCTGAGGAACATAACTTCTTGCGGAAATCTGGTTGTTAACTCCGATGAGGTAATATTTCTAGCACAAGGCTTGTTGAGCCCATTAGCTATGCAACAAAATGGGTCTGGACTCAAATATGTAGTTAATTTAACCATGGGTTCCAGCCATACTGAATCGAAATATGAAACGTCTTGTGTGGGTAATTGGGTGAGTTCCCCAGTTGCATCTTCAACCAAAGACTTGAATTGAGGTCCAAGTGACTGCAAACATTTTGCGGTAATTCCAACTATGTTTGTGCTTTCGTATAGTCTTAGACTCATGAATAGTTCACAATTTTTAAGTGGCGCCTTGCGATCGTTGTAACCAAAACCTAGCGATGCGACTCTGCCATACTCTTCCACAGAATCCGTCCATATCCGAAGGTAGAAAGCCTTGCTTCCTTGCACCATGTGATAGTCGAGACCCTTGCCTTCAAGAAGATGTCTGATGGGAGAACTGAGAAACCTGTAGTGAGAAAGTGAAGATCCGGACTCCACGTCCCTGACAAACTTGTCGGCTTCCTTGACAAACCGCTCAAATCTTCCAACCACAGAGCTGCACAGCATATCTTGATTTGGGACAATGAAAGAGGGCAGCACAGTATGCATAATCTTTCTGCGTAAAGAGGGTACCACTTGCTGATGATCCCTCGCCTTGCAGAGCAGATCATCGCACTCCCTGAAGACATCCTTCAGTTTCTTCCTTAGGCGAAGCAACGGCACGATGGTAATGGGCATCATCTTGGTCCTCTCGAGCCCAACATGGAGCTTTATGTGCGCCATCTCCAGCCTCTCCATGAGTTCCTCCTGGGATGCCTTTTCGCTGCGGCTGCTGCACAGGAAGGAGACGGCTCCACTCACAGCCTCCTGCACAACTGCTGATGCTACCATTTCCCCCATCTTGTTTATTTtccttgctgaaaaatagaaccGGGAAATATGAATGAGATTCGCTGATTCATGAACCCATGATAGATAGAAGAATATATGCGTAGAGTGGGAGAGAAAGATGACCTTCTCCTTATCGATTTCGCCCTTAAGGGTAGCATGCAGAATCAAGCTGGCGAAGCAAAGTGAAGAGAAAGAGTAGATGGATGAGCTGGCTAGCTGACTGTAAATGCAAGAACGAGTGAACCAGTGAAGGAGCAGCCTAAATATATAAGAGAGGAACTGCTAGCTAGGAAGCAGCCAGGAAAATGGTGAACGCTTAAAGATAAGACGAAGCAGCGAGGAAAGTTGTGAACGCCGAAAGTTAAGAGGAAGCAGTGAGGAAAGTTGTGAACGCCGAAAGTTAAGACTAAGAGGAGTCAGCGAGGAAAGTTCACGTGGTACTATGAAATATGAATTGAGCGGGCAAAGCCAACTAAAGAGGAATGCCACTATGAAAAGTGCCACTATGAACACAGTGTAATTCTCGCTGTGGTGGGTCAATCACTCTTCTTTGACTTTGATTCCTTCTTTGGATTTGTAGGTTCGTATTTCTTCATCCTGTCCCCCATGCACAGATAAAAGACCCATGCACATAGTACACACAGGACACAAtatctctcccctctctctcccaaTAACAATCCATCACTTTTAATTTCGTTTTGAAAATTCAGAAGGTTCATATCTTTAATACCAAAATTTCTTTTTTGAAACTTTTtatatatttgaactcctgataaCAAGTCCTTTAAAACAAGATTAGTCTCGAATACATTACAAATACAATTAGATTTCAACGATTCAATCCATTAATTTCACTAAATCTATTTTTGACTATTTTGACATATCGATTTCAATTATTTCAAGCAACCGATTTCAATTATTGTTTTtgaaagaatgatttcattaatTTCATTTATTGCAATCCCTTTAGTTCGTGTAACTACCTAAATTTCTCTATCCTCTTTTCTCCAAATGTGTGTCACCACTCCACCATCTTCATAAATAAGCATGAATATGACAACCTTCCCTTTCTCATGGAAGAACATTGAAGTATCTGCCTTTGAAGGCCTGAGTGGCATGCCCCCCACCCCCTTCCTTTCTCCCACAAGGGGGGAAAGGCaggaggaggtggcgcccccctttccttcttctagGGCCGGCGGttagggagggggcgcggccagcccctctgtgggctggtgtgtgcccctccttggcccattaggcccatagacCTCCTGGGGCTTTCCCAACGACTAACCAGTGCACTCAGAAActattctggtgtccgaataccatcgtcccatatatcaatatttatctatcgactatttcgagactcctcgtcatgtccgtgatctcatccgggactgcaaacaatattcggtcaccaaataatataactcatataacactatatcatcaatgaacgttaagtgtgcggaccctacgggttcgagaactatgcagacatgaccgagacacctctccagtcaataaccaatgaCCGAGATTCAAAATTTGTTGGATAGGAGCGATTGCAACACATAACGGCAACTTGCTTTGCGAACTGCATTTGGACAGCAGAGTTAAGATTGGAGGTACTTGTGGAAACAATCCGGGCCACTGTTTTGGACATCCGTGTCAAAGATGGGTCATGGCCTTCTGAATGGGGAGGTCGAGTCGCTTGCTCAGTCATTGATGGTGTAATTGACGTCATGCCTGGGGATGAAATATTTACAAGAGTTAACATGTAGTGGCTACTCAAGATGAGAACAAGCATTACTAAGAAAAGCAGTTTTAAAATTGACATATCGATTTCAATTATTTCAAGCAACCGATTTCAATTATTGTTTTtgaaagaatgatttcattaatTTCATTTATTGCAATCCCTTTAGTT contains:
- the LOC109745262 gene encoding uncharacterized protein, with product MGEMVASAVVQEAVSGAVSFLCSSRSEKASQEELMERLEMAHIKLHVGLERTKMMPITIVPLLRLRKKLKDVFRECDDLLCKARDHQQVVPSLRRKIMHTVLPSFIVPNQDMLCSSVVGRFERFVKEADKFVRDVESGSSLSHYRFLSSPIRHLLEGKGLDYHMVQGSKAFYLRIWTDSVEEYGRVASLGFGYNDRKAPLKNCELFMSLRLYESTNIVGITAKCLQSLGPQFKSLVEDATGELTQLPTQDVSYFDSVWLEPMVKLTTYLSPDPFCCIANGLNKPCARNITSSELTTRFPQEVMFLRFACSFSASEYCSWSSTDEARINAIKAWSPLQMKVYFAPHLSDEFQDGGSLHQKEEEIQTKAIDFFIRQPGLTEYSMHWASAHGPAVFRVLKPIAKTRRASKRRR